The window CTTGGCGGCAAGCGCTGCCAAAAGCGGCTTGGCAAGGCCAAGGTCTGAAAATTGTGTCAAGATAAGTCTCGTTTCAAATATGCGAGAACCCGCACGGAATGTGCAGGCGCAAGCGGGGTCAAAGTTGACAACCCGCGTGAAAAGGGAAGCCGTGTGGCAATGCGCTCTAAGGTGCTGGCCTGAGCCGCACCCTAAAAATCGGTGCGGACAATCACGCTGGCCAGCATACGCAATCTCCAACGAAATTGCTGCGCTGCACAATCAGATAGGCGATAAAAGCAGGAAAAGCAAGGCTGAAAGGGAAATTACCTTGATCGTCAGCACCAGCGCGCCCATTTAGAGGCGATGTTGATCGAAACAGAAACCACGCCGAACCCGGCGACACTCAAGTTCTTGCCCGGCCGCATCGTGATGGAGGCAGGCACCCGCGACTTTGCGACACCTGAAGAAGCTGAAGCTTCGCCTTTGGCTGAAATGCTTTTCGGGTTAGGAGATGTTGAAGGTGTCTTCTTCGGAAAGGACTTTGTCTCTGTAACTGCCGGGCCCGGCAGTGACTGGCGGCAATTGAAGCCCGATGTCCTTTCCGTGCTGCTCGACCATTTCACGGCAAACATGCCGTTGTTCAAGACAGCCAGCGCAGGATTCAATGTTCCGGCCGAGGATGCCGGCTTTACTGACGATCCAGCGGACGAAGATATTATCATCCAGATCAAGGAATTGATCGAAACCCGCGTTCGTCCGGCTGTTGCCAACGACGGAGGCGACATTCTTTATCGAGGATTCGACAAGGGCAAGGTCTTCCTCAAGATGCAGGGCGCTTGCTCAGGCTGCCCGTCTTCGACGGCCACGCTCAAGCATGGTATCGAATCACTCCTCAAACATTATGTTCCAGAGGTCACTGAAGTCCTCGCTGTCTGAATCACACTTTCCAGGAAAGGCTACACATGTCCAAACCGCTTGATCCTGCGGCGCTTGATCAATTGTTTCGCGCGGCTCGCACCTTCAATGGTTATCTGGAC of the Aquisediminimonas profunda genome contains:
- a CDS encoding NifU family protein; this translates as MLIETETTPNPATLKFLPGRIVMEAGTRDFATPEEAEASPLAEMLFGLGDVEGVFFGKDFVSVTAGPGSDWRQLKPDVLSVLLDHFTANMPLFKTASAGFNVPAEDAGFTDDPADEDIIIQIKELIETRVRPAVANDGGDILYRGFDKGKVFLKMQGACSGCPSSTATLKHGIESLLKHYVPEVTEVLAV